From a single Arthrobacter sp. SLBN-112 genomic region:
- a CDS encoding LexA family protein, with product MGVIIGPRVIDAGASLFSVLISPVAVAAGFPSPAQDYFDGRIDLNAHLIKDITSTFVVRVTGDSMEGAGISDGDELIVNRALEPKDGCVVIAVLDGELTVKRLRITRTGVVLQAENPKYPDIHVPALSELTIWGVATRCLHHV from the coding sequence GTGGGCGTTATTATCGGTCCCCGCGTGATAGATGCGGGCGCCTCGTTATTCTCGGTGCTGATCTCCCCCGTGGCGGTGGCGGCAGGGTTTCCGTCGCCGGCCCAGGACTACTTCGACGGCCGAATCGACCTGAACGCGCACCTCATCAAGGACATCACCAGCACCTTCGTGGTCCGGGTCACCGGGGACTCCATGGAGGGCGCCGGCATCAGCGACGGCGATGAACTGATCGTCAACCGGGCGCTGGAGCCCAAGGACGGGTGTGTGGTCATCGCGGTGCTGGACGGGGAACTGACGGTAAAACGCCTCCGCATCACCCGCACCGGCGTGGTGCTGCAGGCGGAGAACCCGAAGTACCCGGACATCCACGTCCCCGCGCTGTCCGAACTGACCATCTGGGGTGTTGCCACCCGGTGCCTGCACCATGTCTGA
- a CDS encoding hybrid sensor histidine kinase/response regulator has protein sequence MYSTGREGSTVTAVPSDVRLPRTAVVADPDAGRLALNAQALRDAGYTVLEAPDAQSLASVLDAAEPSVVVVDAFLSGVLSTATSTAPVLVMVDLDNPAEIEAANPPGIHDCITKPPAPQELVHRASVLIDQVSRRRASRQEAEGLREQLRGVSAAVRATNDPQEIANHVVAGFGRTFKADHVVLATFEDHRVPHITASWHRRGLMGLPAEAFPHEDEARARADALWAGTETLSADGNEQVARSEAKPGPGPDIAGAASTLAVPIGEGNSSLGIIWIAMMDRPRTWSSAELGLIQHVAGNVAYGLIQSHLINSQQQVVKQLRELDKAKTDFLATVNHELRTPLTSIMAYLDMIQESTDHPVSREVHQMLDIVVRNTERLRTLIEDMLSVSRGGLDNMAMQLAPVRLGQTLDLVAAALRPLATLQNVTIDVDPVPEDPEILADEVQLQQVFTNLVSNAIKFTPSGGRIEVGSESHAAADGSKWATVRIADTGIGISSDEINHVFTRFYRASNAMNGAIPGTGLGLAISKDIVDRHGGRIDVASTLGAGTTVTVSLPLGADNVQAN, from the coding sequence ATGTACTCAACTGGGAGGGAAGGGAGCACTGTGACGGCTGTCCCGAGTGACGTGCGCCTGCCCCGCACCGCCGTCGTCGCCGATCCCGACGCCGGCCGGCTGGCCCTTAATGCGCAGGCATTGCGCGACGCCGGGTACACCGTCCTCGAAGCCCCCGACGCCCAGAGCCTGGCCTCGGTGCTGGACGCCGCTGAACCGTCCGTCGTCGTCGTCGACGCCTTCCTGTCCGGTGTCCTGTCCACTGCCACGTCCACGGCACCAGTCCTGGTAATGGTGGACCTGGACAACCCCGCTGAGATCGAAGCCGCCAATCCTCCCGGCATCCACGACTGCATCACCAAGCCGCCTGCACCGCAGGAGCTGGTGCACCGCGCATCCGTCCTCATCGACCAGGTATCCCGGCGCCGTGCCTCCCGGCAGGAAGCCGAAGGGCTTCGGGAGCAGCTGCGCGGTGTTTCGGCCGCAGTGCGCGCCACCAACGATCCGCAGGAGATTGCGAACCACGTTGTCGCGGGATTCGGCCGCACCTTCAAGGCCGACCACGTTGTTTTGGCAACCTTCGAGGACCACCGGGTTCCCCACATCACGGCCAGTTGGCACAGGCGGGGCCTGATGGGGCTGCCCGCCGAGGCCTTTCCGCACGAGGATGAGGCCCGGGCTAGGGCAGACGCCCTCTGGGCAGGGACGGAGACGCTCTCCGCCGACGGAAACGAACAAGTCGCCCGCAGCGAGGCGAAGCCGGGTCCCGGCCCCGACATCGCGGGAGCCGCCTCAACACTGGCGGTCCCTATCGGCGAGGGAAATTCCTCCCTGGGCATCATCTGGATCGCCATGATGGACCGGCCCCGGACCTGGTCCAGCGCTGAACTGGGGCTGATCCAGCACGTGGCCGGCAACGTCGCCTACGGCCTCATCCAGAGCCACCTGATCAACAGCCAGCAGCAGGTGGTGAAGCAGCTGCGGGAGCTCGACAAGGCCAAGACGGACTTCCTGGCGACGGTGAACCACGAGCTGCGGACCCCGCTGACCTCGATCATGGCGTACCTGGACATGATCCAGGAAAGTACTGATCATCCGGTGTCCAGGGAAGTCCACCAGATGCTGGACATCGTGGTCCGCAACACCGAACGCCTCCGAACGCTCATCGAGGACATGCTCAGCGTCTCCCGCGGCGGGCTGGACAACATGGCCATGCAGCTGGCACCGGTGCGGCTGGGGCAGACCCTGGACCTGGTGGCCGCTGCGCTCCGCCCCTTGGCCACACTGCAGAACGTCACCATCGACGTGGACCCGGTTCCGGAGGACCCGGAGATCCTCGCTGATGAAGTACAGCTCCAGCAGGTCTTCACCAATCTCGTGTCCAACGCCATCAAGTTCACGCCCAGCGGCGGACGGATCGAGGTGGGCAGCGAATCCCACGCCGCCGCGGACGGCTCCAAGTGGGCCACCGTGCGCATCGCCGATACCGGGATCGGCATTTCGAGTGATGAAATCAACCACGTCTTCACCCGGTTCTACCGGGCCTCCAACGCCATGAACGGCGCAATCCCGGGGACAGGCCTGGGCCTTGCCATCTCCAAGGACATCGTGGACCGCCACGGCGGCCGGATCGACGTCGCCTCCACCCTGGGCGCCGGGACCACCGTCACCGTCAGCCTTCCCCTCGGCGCAGACAACGTCCAGGCCAACTAG
- a CDS encoding lmo0937 family membrane protein yields MLLWIAIVIAVLWLLGLLTNIGGGLIHILLIVAVVVLIFHFIQGRSRV; encoded by the coding sequence ATGTTGCTTTGGATCGCTATTGTCATCGCCGTTCTCTGGCTTCTCGGGCTGCTGACGAACATCGGGGGTGGGCTTATTCACATCCTTTTGATCGTTGCCGTGGTGGTCCTCATCTTCCACTTCATCCAGGGCAGGTCCCGGGTCTAG
- a CDS encoding EAL domain-containing protein: MSVRVQAWGIIAGVLADTDPAGAAVRQRLSNSLDENPGVPERALLEYLLETRRSDANTVETLETAREMRLTPPTLPPHFAEQLDAIRSISRISALLENQMLMTAFQPIYGLEGKTVVGAEALSRFVSDDGAAAELWFAEAAAVGLGANLEFSALGSAAAAARDLPENIYVSLNISPTSCMDPRLPELFDHIELPIHRVVLEMTEDIPEEEYLQFISAINPLREQGLRIAVDDAHTGAGALSRMIHLRPDFLKVGRNVIGDVDKDGLQRALAACLVDFTDQIGTTLVAEGIETVGELTVLTELGISAGQGYLLGRPSVRPQDWANWNTRLDVDGLERHLAGPAGPAESHGRHGKKPS; the protein is encoded by the coding sequence ATGTCGGTTCGGGTACAGGCATGGGGAATTATCGCCGGCGTGCTGGCGGATACGGATCCTGCGGGAGCCGCCGTCCGGCAACGGCTGAGCAACAGCCTCGATGAGAATCCCGGCGTGCCCGAACGCGCTTTGCTGGAGTATCTCCTCGAGACCCGGCGCAGCGACGCCAACACTGTGGAAACACTGGAAACTGCTCGGGAAATGCGCCTCACGCCGCCCACGCTGCCGCCGCACTTCGCCGAGCAGCTCGACGCCATCCGCAGCATCTCGAGGATCAGCGCCCTGCTTGAAAACCAGATGCTGATGACCGCCTTCCAGCCCATCTACGGCTTGGAAGGAAAAACCGTGGTGGGCGCGGAAGCCCTCTCCCGCTTCGTCAGCGACGACGGCGCTGCCGCGGAGTTGTGGTTCGCCGAGGCAGCGGCCGTCGGCCTCGGCGCAAACCTTGAATTCTCAGCTTTGGGTTCCGCGGCAGCCGCGGCCCGCGACCTGCCGGAAAACATTTATGTGTCCCTCAACATTTCGCCGACGTCCTGCATGGACCCGCGCCTGCCGGAATTGTTCGACCACATTGAACTCCCCATCCACCGCGTGGTGCTCGAAATGACCGAGGACATTCCCGAAGAGGAATATCTGCAGTTCATTTCCGCGATCAATCCGCTCCGGGAGCAAGGCCTGCGGATCGCCGTCGATGATGCCCACACCGGTGCCGGCGCGCTTAGCCGCATGATTCACCTGCGGCCCGATTTCCTCAAGGTGGGCCGCAACGTGATCGGCGACGTCGACAAGGACGGCCTCCAGCGGGCCCTGGCTGCGTGCCTGGTGGACTTCACCGACCAGATCGGCACCACCCTGGTGGCCGAGGGCATCGAAACGGTGGGCGAACTCACGGTCCTCACCGAACTTGGGATCAGCGCCGGCCAGGGGTACCTGCTGGGGCGCCCGTCGGTCCGGCCGCAGGACTGGGCCAACTGGAACACGCGCCTGGACGTGGACGGCCTGGAGCGTCATTTAGCCGGACCTGCGGGCCCGGCAGAGTCCCACGGCCGCCACGGCAAAAAGCCTTCCTGA
- a CDS encoding HAD family hydrolase — protein MRLVASDIDGTILGHDGKISPRTIRAFHACRNAGVELVFVTGRPPRWLHPLEEQLGHTGRVICSNGAVVWDLEADRLVSARTLAIDTVLEARRIIKGLRPAALFAAETLTGFHLEPGFIENESSELLAEFTPAPLKDTLTRDDSVVKFLAIVRDGTPDDFLAEVAPAVEHLAATTHSSPGVPMLELSLPGVNKAVTLAEYASALGIDAADVVAFGDMPNDIEMLRWAGHGYAMASGHPEAIRAAGQQAPHFDDDGVAQVLEARLASLGVQSS, from the coding sequence ATGCGGCTGGTAGCAAGCGATATCGACGGAACGATTCTTGGGCACGACGGAAAAATCAGCCCCCGTACTATCCGCGCCTTCCACGCCTGCCGCAATGCCGGCGTCGAGCTTGTCTTCGTCACGGGGCGCCCGCCGCGCTGGCTGCACCCCCTGGAGGAGCAGTTGGGCCACACGGGGCGCGTGATCTGCTCCAACGGCGCCGTGGTCTGGGACCTGGAGGCGGACCGGCTGGTCTCCGCCCGCACGCTGGCCATCGATACCGTCCTGGAAGCCCGCCGCATCATCAAGGGGCTCCGCCCCGCCGCCTTGTTCGCCGCTGAAACGCTCACCGGATTCCACCTCGAACCGGGCTTCATCGAAAACGAATCCAGCGAACTGCTGGCCGAATTCACCCCGGCGCCGCTGAAGGACACGCTCACGCGCGACGATTCAGTGGTCAAATTCCTTGCCATCGTCCGCGACGGCACGCCCGACGACTTCCTGGCCGAGGTGGCGCCCGCCGTCGAACATCTGGCCGCCACCACGCACTCCTCGCCCGGTGTCCCCATGCTGGAACTCTCCCTGCCAGGGGTCAACAAGGCCGTCACCCTGGCTGAGTACGCCTCGGCCCTGGGCATTGACGCCGCGGACGTGGTGGCCTTCGGTGACATGCCCAACGACATCGAGATGCTGCGGTGGGCGGGCCATGGCTATGCCATGGCCAGCGGCCATCCGGAGGCCATCCGGGCGGCGGGGCAGCAGGCGCCGCATTTTGACGACGACGGCGTGGCCCAGGTTCTGGAGGCAAGGCTCGCCTCCCTGGGCGTCCAGTCTTCCTGA
- a CDS encoding glycerophosphodiester phosphodiesterase: protein MTLPFFEHKDDAGRQLPIAMAHRGFSAEGLENSMAAFRSGVELGFRYLETDVHTTADGVLLLFHDETLDRVTDGRGRVAELPAADVAKARINGREPIPTFDELVTQLPHARLNLDVKDWNSVQSTAAAIERHQAHQRVLVTSFSDRRRRAVLKLLSRPVASSAGVASSALFTLLGPVLPRPLFRRLMRRVLRDVHALQVPVRYGRVPVVSAGFIRRAHALDLAVHVWTINDADEMHRLLQLGVDGIVTDRADLLRGVLMERGEWPEGHSPGAAS, encoded by the coding sequence GTGACCCTGCCCTTTTTCGAGCACAAGGACGACGCCGGGCGGCAGCTTCCCATCGCCATGGCCCACCGCGGATTCTCGGCCGAGGGTCTGGAGAACTCCATGGCCGCGTTCCGCTCCGGCGTCGAACTCGGCTTCCGGTACCTCGAAACGGACGTGCACACCACGGCCGACGGCGTCCTGCTGCTCTTCCACGATGAAACCCTTGATCGGGTGACCGATGGCAGGGGGCGCGTTGCGGAGCTGCCGGCCGCGGACGTCGCGAAGGCGCGGATCAACGGCCGCGAGCCCATCCCCACGTTCGATGAGCTGGTGACCCAGCTGCCCCACGCCAGGCTGAACCTGGACGTTAAAGACTGGAATTCAGTCCAGAGCACTGCCGCGGCCATCGAGCGGCACCAGGCGCACCAGCGGGTGTTGGTCACCAGTTTTTCGGACCGCCGACGGCGGGCGGTGCTGAAGCTGCTCAGCCGGCCGGTCGCCTCATCGGCCGGCGTGGCCTCCAGTGCCCTCTTCACCCTGCTGGGCCCGGTGCTTCCGCGCCCGTTGTTCCGCCGGCTCATGCGCCGGGTGCTCCGGGACGTGCACGCGCTGCAGGTCCCCGTCCGCTATGGACGGGTGCCTGTTGTCAGCGCCGGCTTCATCCGCCGGGCCCACGCCCTGGACCTGGCCGTGCACGTCTGGACCATCAACGACGCCGACGAGATGCACCGGCTCCTCCAGTTGGGCGTGGACGGCATCGTCACGGACCGGGCGGACCTGCTCCGTGGCGTGCTGATGGAGCGCGGCGAGTGGCCAGAGGGCCACTCGCCTGGCGCGGCCTCCTAG
- a CDS encoding putative bifunctional diguanylate cyclase/phosphodiesterase, whose amino-acid sequence MFADDDPRLSQLLEGIVRLASGDLSSRIEVSPARDELDAIIMGTNLLAEDLQVIYEELEQRVQVRTQLLHEAHLEMQKMAMQDPLTGLANRSALIEALRSSLQARDDADGEPAEEGPAILLLDLDAFKAINDSLGHTAGDQVLVTVGERLRTAVRTSDVVARLGGDEFAIVMPSASADQAAIVARRILADLSEPVELPGRSVRCGASIGLSVGSEGQSPEDMLMEADVAMYASKAEGQNKLHRFEPAMLLVRRLRSQLVDDLRAAIKDDALTLYYQPVVELATGRIEGVEALVRWNHPTRGFIMPDEFIPLAEEAGLISELGLWVLRTAVRQLRAWSDASLLDTTFSVRINISATDLQSLQFIEDVRKVLMETGVRPEQVVLELTEVAIVKGNELDRYSLGGLRGLGVGIEIDDFGTGYSSISYLRRLPVDRVKVDKSLIAGLETDPSQPALVAAVLQLVRACGLEAVWEGVETAEQAEILRGLGCRSAQGYYFCRPVPPDRIPQLLADQQESANQ is encoded by the coding sequence ATGTTTGCCGACGACGACCCCCGGCTTTCCCAATTGCTGGAAGGCATTGTCCGGTTGGCTTCCGGGGACCTCAGCTCGCGGATTGAGGTCTCACCTGCCCGGGATGAACTGGACGCGATCATCATGGGCACCAACCTCCTGGCCGAGGACCTGCAGGTCATTTACGAGGAGCTTGAGCAGCGGGTCCAGGTCCGGACCCAGTTGCTGCACGAGGCACACCTCGAGATGCAGAAGATGGCCATGCAGGACCCGCTCACCGGGCTGGCCAACCGCTCGGCCCTGATCGAGGCGCTTCGCAGCTCCCTGCAGGCCCGCGATGATGCTGACGGCGAGCCGGCGGAGGAAGGCCCGGCCATATTGCTGTTGGACCTGGATGCGTTCAAGGCCATCAATGACAGCCTGGGGCACACCGCTGGCGACCAGGTCCTGGTGACCGTAGGTGAACGGCTCCGGACCGCTGTCCGCACGTCCGACGTCGTGGCCCGGCTGGGCGGTGACGAATTCGCGATCGTCATGCCGTCGGCGTCGGCGGACCAGGCGGCCATCGTGGCCCGCCGAATCCTGGCGGACCTCAGCGAGCCCGTTGAGCTGCCCGGCCGCAGTGTGCGCTGCGGTGCCAGCATCGGACTCAGCGTGGGCAGCGAAGGCCAAAGCCCGGAGGACATGCTGATGGAGGCCGACGTCGCCATGTATGCCTCCAAGGCCGAGGGGCAGAACAAGCTGCACCGTTTCGAGCCGGCAATGCTGCTGGTGCGGCGGCTCCGCAGCCAGCTGGTGGATGACCTGCGTGCAGCCATCAAGGACGACGCGCTGACGCTCTACTACCAGCCGGTGGTGGAGCTCGCCACGGGACGGATCGAAGGCGTGGAGGCACTGGTCCGCTGGAACCACCCCACCCGCGGCTTCATCATGCCTGACGAGTTCATTCCCCTTGCCGAGGAGGCAGGACTGATCTCGGAACTGGGCCTGTGGGTGCTCAGGACGGCGGTAAGGCAGTTGCGGGCCTGGAGTGACGCATCCCTGCTGGACACCACGTTTTCCGTTCGGATCAACATCTCCGCCACCGACCTGCAGAGCCTGCAGTTCATCGAGGACGTGCGGAAGGTGCTCATGGAGACCGGGGTCAGGCCCGAGCAGGTGGTCCTGGAATTGACGGAAGTGGCCATCGTCAAAGGCAATGAGCTGGACCGGTATTCGCTGGGCGGGCTCCGGGGATTGGGCGTCGGCATCGAAATTGATGATTTTGGTACCGGCTATTCCTCCATCAGCTACCTCCGCCGCCTTCCGGTGGACCGGGTCAAGGTGGACAAATCACTGATTGCCGGGCTGGAGACCGACCCCAGCCAGCCTGCCCTGGTGGCTGCGGTGCTGCAGCTGGTGCGGGCGTGCGGGCTGGAAGCCGTGTGGGAAGGCGTGGAAACGGCAGAGCAGGCGGAGATCCTGCGCGGTCTGGGCTGCCGCAGCGCCCAAGGCTACTACTTTTGCCGCCCTGTTCCCCCGGACCGGATTCCCCAACTGCTGGCTGACCAGCAGGAAAGCGCTAACCAGTAA
- a CDS encoding SDR family oxidoreductase, translating to MPDTSIFTPTTAIVTASDSGIGKATAVALARAGMDVGVTWHSDKAGAEETAEEIRGLGRKAVVRQLDTTELGAAPGVIDELAEELGGLDVFVNNAGTGASTKFLDMGIDDWMQILDTNLNGAFVCLQAAARRMVKAGRGGRLVAVSSVHEFQPRVGSSAYDASKHGLGGLMKTLALELGQYGITANTVAPGEIATPMTGQEDQDPRTTERPGVPLGRPGDAREIADVIAFLASPASSYVTGAAWVVDGGMLQMGPQAGSHITSNDWREA from the coding sequence ATGCCGGACACCAGCATCTTCACGCCCACCACCGCCATCGTGACCGCCTCGGACTCGGGGATCGGCAAGGCCACCGCCGTGGCCCTTGCCCGCGCCGGAATGGATGTCGGCGTGACATGGCATTCTGACAAGGCAGGTGCCGAGGAGACTGCCGAAGAGATCCGCGGCCTGGGGCGCAAAGCCGTGGTCCGGCAGCTGGACACTACCGAACTCGGTGCCGCTCCGGGCGTGATCGATGAACTCGCCGAGGAACTGGGCGGGCTGGACGTCTTCGTGAATAACGCCGGCACCGGTGCAAGCACGAAGTTCCTGGACATGGGCATCGATGACTGGATGCAGATCCTGGACACCAACCTCAACGGCGCGTTTGTCTGCCTGCAGGCGGCAGCACGCCGCATGGTCAAGGCCGGCAGGGGAGGCCGGCTGGTGGCGGTGTCCAGCGTCCATGAGTTCCAGCCGCGCGTGGGCTCGTCCGCCTATGATGCGTCGAAGCACGGGCTGGGCGGCCTCATGAAGACTCTCGCCTTGGAGCTGGGCCAATACGGCATCACCGCCAACACTGTGGCGCCGGGCGAAATCGCCACCCCGATGACGGGGCAGGAGGACCAGGATCCCAGGACGACGGAGCGGCCTGGGGTGCCGCTGGGCCGGCCAGGGGACGCGCGGGAGATCGCCGACGTCATTGCCTTCCTCGCCTCGCCGGCCTCAAGCTACGTGACGGGTGCGGCTTGGGTGGTCGACGGTGGCATGCTCCAGATGGGTCCGCAGGCGGGATCGCACATCACCAGCAACGACTGGCGCGAGGCGTAA
- a CDS encoding class I SAM-dependent methyltransferase, translating into MIPKLVRLSRSAPKDRHKAWDRYWAGITATGPGGEVLWDSGSNHEFQGYQDSLLRYLDPALPVVDTGCGHGSFTRALAGIFPRVIGVDVSPHAVARARAESAGIGNAAFDARDMTAEGAAGDLAESFNLDADGANVFIRGVLHVLDPAHQTAMVGNLRTLVGRRGTVFMAETNFQGNPVEYVTHLGATTRGIPAPLELAIRGLPMPGHFGPEERERAFPASAWELLEDGHVAIETNPVTGVPGQDRVPGYYAVVRPRR; encoded by the coding sequence ATGATCCCCAAGCTTGTCAGGCTGTCGCGGAGCGCCCCGAAGGACCGGCACAAGGCGTGGGACCGGTATTGGGCCGGCATTACCGCCACCGGCCCCGGCGGCGAGGTCCTGTGGGACTCGGGCAGCAACCACGAGTTCCAGGGCTACCAGGACAGCCTCCTGCGCTACCTGGACCCCGCCCTTCCCGTGGTGGATACCGGCTGCGGGCACGGCAGCTTTACCCGTGCGCTCGCAGGAATCTTTCCCCGCGTCATCGGCGTGGATGTCTCGCCGCATGCTGTTGCCCGGGCACGGGCGGAGTCCGCAGGAATCGGAAATGCCGCCTTCGACGCCCGGGACATGACGGCGGAGGGCGCTGCGGGGGACCTGGCGGAGTCCTTCAACCTGGACGCGGACGGCGCCAATGTCTTCATCCGCGGCGTGCTGCACGTCCTCGATCCCGCCCACCAGACAGCGATGGTCGGAAACCTGCGGACCCTGGTGGGCCGCCGCGGCACGGTTTTCATGGCGGAAACCAACTTCCAGGGCAACCCGGTGGAGTACGTCACCCACCTTGGCGCAACCACCCGCGGCATTCCTGCACCATTGGAGCTGGCCATCCGCGGACTTCCCATGCCGGGGCACTTCGGGCCCGAAGAGCGCGAACGTGCGTTCCCGGCGTCGGCCTGGGAACTCCTTGAAGATGGCCATGTGGCCATCGAAACCAATCCGGTGACCGGCGTGCCGGGCCAGGACCGGGTTCCCGGGTATTACGCAGTGGTCCGCCCACGCCGGTAA
- a CDS encoding Y-family DNA polymerase, translating to MPKPALMRRMPQIAHVDVNCFYASAERAFDPSLEGRPLVVLSNNDGCAVTRSPEAKALGITTGEPWFKLAPRAKEWGLVAKSSNYELYGDISSRVMELLGRYSAWLEVYSIDEAFLGVKGGADELLALGRRMKEAVRRHVGVPVCVGIAPTKTLAKLCNKWAKNNAVFGGVCLWESVPADVREALMARLPVDEVWGIAGRLMKRLNVLGIFTVLDLVRADPVAIRDKFSVVLMRTVLELRGTPCIPMEEERIGRDQLIFSRSFATPVTTATGLREVLSIYGQQASARLSKHGLQAKVLTAFVATSPFRDHEQHHPSVCVSLPMPTADPLLLTKAAHALLPSIRDGLKYAKAGLMLTDLRPTGNQPPLEIFENRHEERDIGPLLEDVSRRFGRGSIGLGHAGIRSGLDWTMKREMRSPRYTTHWDELPLVKAA from the coding sequence ATGCCTAAGCCCGCGCTCATGCGGCGGATGCCCCAGATTGCCCACGTCGACGTCAACTGCTTCTACGCCTCCGCCGAGCGCGCGTTCGATCCCTCGCTGGAGGGGCGCCCGCTGGTGGTGCTGTCCAACAATGACGGCTGCGCGGTGACCCGCTCCCCCGAGGCCAAGGCGCTAGGCATCACCACCGGGGAGCCCTGGTTCAAGCTCGCGCCGCGGGCCAAAGAGTGGGGCCTGGTGGCGAAGTCCAGCAACTATGAGCTCTATGGAGACATCAGCTCGCGGGTGATGGAACTGCTGGGCCGGTACTCGGCCTGGCTTGAGGTGTACAGCATCGACGAAGCGTTCCTGGGGGTGAAGGGCGGAGCGGACGAACTGCTGGCCCTGGGCCGCAGGATGAAGGAGGCAGTCCGGCGGCATGTGGGGGTGCCGGTCTGCGTAGGCATTGCACCCACCAAAACCCTGGCGAAGCTGTGCAACAAGTGGGCCAAGAACAACGCCGTCTTCGGTGGGGTCTGCCTTTGGGAGTCGGTCCCCGCCGATGTCCGCGAGGCACTGATGGCCCGGTTGCCGGTGGATGAGGTCTGGGGCATCGCCGGCCGGCTGATGAAGCGGCTCAACGTCTTAGGGATCTTCACCGTGCTGGACCTGGTCCGGGCGGATCCGGTGGCCATCAGGGACAAGTTCTCGGTGGTGCTCATGCGGACGGTCCTCGAACTGCGCGGCACGCCCTGCATACCCATGGAGGAAGAGCGCATCGGCCGCGACCAGCTGATCTTTTCCCGGTCCTTCGCCACACCGGTGACCACCGCGACCGGCCTGCGGGAGGTACTCAGCATCTATGGGCAGCAGGCGAGCGCCAGGCTCTCCAAGCACGGACTGCAGGCGAAAGTCCTGACGGCGTTCGTTGCCACGTCCCCCTTCAGGGACCACGAACAGCACCATCCTTCTGTCTGCGTCTCATTGCCCATGCCCACGGCGGATCCGCTCCTGCTCACCAAAGCGGCCCATGCGCTGCTGCCCAGCATCAGGGACGGGCTGAAATACGCCAAGGCGGGCCTGATGCTCACCGACCTGCGGCCCACCGGGAACCAGCCCCCATTGGAGATCTTCGAGAACCGGCACGAGGAACGAGACATCGGTCCACTGCTTGAGGACGTGAGCCGCCGGTTTGGGCGCGGGTCCATTGGTTTGGGGCATGCGGGCATTAGGTCGGGCCTGGACTGGACCATGAAGCGGGAGATGCGTTCGCCCCGCTACACCACGCACTGGGACGAGTTGCCCTTGGTAAAGGCCGCATGA
- a CDS encoding DUF6480 family protein: MSTYHPENDPANPDRPGKEEVGAAQSHLSEQRSRESAGSPNPDPAEGNVTGLEPGGGVPPGETPPAEDQMSRDQGHSE, from the coding sequence ATGAGCACTTACCATCCGGAAAATGACCCCGCGAACCCTGACCGGCCGGGGAAGGAAGAGGTTGGCGCCGCCCAGTCCCACCTGTCGGAGCAGCGCAGCCGCGAGTCGGCCGGCTCGCCGAATCCGGACCCGGCGGAGGGCAATGTCACCGGCCTTGAACCGGGCGGGGGAGTGCCGCCGGGAGAGACGCCGCCGGCCGAGGACCAGATGAGCCGGGACCAGGGCCACTCCGAATAG